A single Dehalococcoidia bacterium DNA region contains:
- a CDS encoding HAD hydrolase family protein, protein MSSPEPSPAIGATPRARVFIDVDDTLLTWNWRLRPFAREVLAELGTAGFAVYLWSGRGKRWDVVNTFGLAAHVRDCFEKPLFHHRERLAELGVPFAPDYVVDDHAEVVAAFGGLCVRPPHEPLEQDRELLRVLDDLRGRSG, encoded by the coding sequence GTGAGCAGCCCAGAACCTTCGCCCGCGATCGGCGCCACGCCCCGCGCCCGCGTCTTCATCGACGTGGACGACACGCTGCTCACCTGGAACTGGCGGCTGCGCCCCTTCGCGCGCGAGGTGCTGGCGGAACTCGGCACGGCGGGCTTCGCCGTCTATCTCTGGTCGGGCCGCGGCAAGCGCTGGGATGTCGTGAACACGTTCGGCCTGGCCGCGCACGTGCGCGACTGCTTCGAGAAGCCGCTCTTCCACCACCGCGAGCGGCTGGCCGAGCTGGGCGTGCCCTTCGCGCCCGACTACGTCGTGGACGACCACGCGGAAGTCGTCGCGGCGTTCGGCGGTCTTTGCGTGCGCCCGCCGCACGAACCGCTGGAGCAAGACCGCGAGCTGCTGCGCGTGCTGGACGATCTGCGCGGCCGCTCTGGCTGA
- a CDS encoding S9 family peptidase translates to MEHDAAARANGNEELTPAVVARLPLPGFTQPVQHRFSPDGRLVTFLFSEDGSLSRQLWAFGPETGERELLVRPPGEGETDANLSREEQLRRERQRQRGFGVTSYAWAKRGATLLVPVRGALYVQHGAGGSLRRVTDEEPPCIDPQLNEDGAAVAFVRAGELYCLDLTRDDAVPVRLTFDAAPVQNGEQLVTNGLAEFVAQEEMDRATGFWWSPDGRFIAFEQADSSPVPPYTIAHQGEARYDTEVHRYPFAGGPNVRVRLGVVRAAGGAVRWLPLPGVTDGDGYLARVNWAPDGTLLAQVITRDQRRLELRRIDAWAGTTTTLIAEEAKDWLNLSHDLRCVSRAGGPPDDFEILWSSERDGFRQLFLYGRDGALLRRLTSGDWPVDGVIAVDEARRLVYFAGSESPLEQHIWRVSLDGGEPQRLTTEPGMHFAAFSDDCTRWVESFQSLETPPRVTLRDADGKTLCEIFAGDAGEAKRLGLRPPALVSFPSRDGVTLYGAIYHPPNLEPGKRYPVIVEVYGGPHVQMVYNGWGNTVDLRAQYLARQGYIVFKCDNRGSARRGHAFEAAIFKQMGSVEVQDQVDGVRFLASLSEADTTRTGVYGWSYGGYMTLMCLLKAPDIFKAGVSGAPCVDWDGYDTFYTERYMQTPQANPDGYREASALTHAAKLHAPLLLLHGMLDENVHFRHTARLITALNDADKPYELAVYPNERHGPRSPAQRAALERRLAEFFQAHL, encoded by the coding sequence ATGGAACATGACGCAGCCGCCCGGGCGAACGGCAACGAGGAGCTGACCCCTGCCGTCGTGGCGCGGCTGCCGCTGCCGGGCTTTACCCAGCCGGTGCAGCACCGCTTCTCGCCCGACGGCCGGCTCGTCACCTTTCTCTTCAGCGAAGACGGCTCGCTCAGCCGCCAGCTCTGGGCCTTTGGTCCGGAAACGGGCGAGCGCGAGCTGCTGGTGCGCCCGCCCGGCGAGGGCGAGACCGACGCCAACCTCTCGCGCGAGGAGCAACTGCGCCGCGAGCGCCAGCGCCAGCGCGGCTTCGGCGTCACCAGCTACGCCTGGGCGAAGCGCGGCGCCACGCTGCTTGTGCCCGTGCGCGGCGCTCTCTACGTGCAGCACGGCGCCGGCGGCTCCCTGCGCCGCGTCACGGACGAGGAGCCGCCCTGCATCGACCCGCAGCTCAACGAGGACGGCGCCGCCGTGGCCTTTGTGCGCGCCGGCGAGCTGTATTGCCTGGACCTGACGCGCGACGACGCCGTGCCCGTGCGCCTCACGTTCGACGCCGCGCCCGTGCAGAACGGCGAGCAGCTCGTGACCAACGGTCTGGCCGAGTTCGTGGCGCAGGAGGAGATGGACCGCGCCACCGGCTTCTGGTGGTCGCCCGACGGCCGCTTCATCGCCTTCGAGCAGGCCGACAGCAGCCCCGTGCCGCCCTACACGATCGCGCACCAGGGCGAGGCGCGGTACGACACCGAAGTCCATCGCTACCCCTTCGCCGGCGGGCCGAACGTGCGCGTGCGGCTCGGCGTGGTGCGGGCCGCGGGCGGCGCCGTGCGCTGGCTGCCGCTGCCCGGCGTCACGGACGGCGATGGCTATCTTGCCCGCGTGAACTGGGCGCCGGACGGCACGCTGCTGGCGCAGGTGATCACGCGCGACCAACGGCGGCTGGAGCTGCGCCGCATCGATGCTTGGGCGGGAACGACGACGACGCTGATCGCGGAGGAGGCGAAGGACTGGCTCAACCTCAGCCACGACCTGCGCTGCGTCTCGCGCGCCGGCGGCCCACCCGACGATTTCGAAATCCTCTGGTCGAGCGAGCGCGACGGCTTCCGCCAACTGTTTCTGTACGGACGCGACGGTGCGCTACTCCGCCGGCTCACGAGCGGCGATTGGCCGGTGGACGGCGTGATCGCCGTGGACGAAGCGCGCCGCCTCGTGTACTTCGCCGGCAGCGAGTCGCCGCTGGAGCAGCACATCTGGCGCGTGAGCCTCGACGGCGGCGAGCCGCAGCGGCTGACCACGGAGCCGGGCATGCATTTCGCCGCCTTCTCCGACGACTGCACGCGCTGGGTCGAGAGCTTCCAGTCGCTGGAGACGCCGCCGCGCGTCACCCTGCGCGACGCGGACGGCAAGACGCTGTGCGAGATCTTCGCCGGCGACGCGGGCGAGGCGAAGCGGCTGGGGCTGCGGCCGCCGGCGCTGGTCTCCTTCCCCTCGCGCGACGGCGTGACGCTGTACGGCGCGATCTACCACCCGCCGAACCTCGAACCGGGCAAGCGATACCCGGTAATCGTCGAGGTCTACGGCGGGCCGCACGTGCAGATGGTCTACAACGGCTGGGGCAACACCGTGGACCTGCGCGCCCAGTATTTGGCGCGGCAGGGCTACATCGTCTTCAAGTGCGACAACCGCGGCAGCGCCCGCCGCGGCCACGCCTTCGAGGCGGCAATCTTCAAGCAGATGGGCAGCGTCGAGGTGCAGGACCAGGTGGACGGCGTGCGCTTCCTCGCCTCGCTGTCCGAAGCCGACACGACGCGCACCGGCGTCTACGGCTGGAGCTACGGCGGCTACATGACGCTGATGTGCCTGCTGAAGGCGCCCGACATCTTCAAGGCCGGCGTCTCCGGCGCACCGTGCGTCGACTGGGACGGCTACGACACGTTCTACACCGAGCGCTACATGCAGACGCCGCAGGCCAATCCGGACGGCTACCGCGAGGCCAGCGCCCTCACGCACGCGGCGAAGCTGCACGCCCCGCTGCTGCTGCTGCACGGCATGCTGGACGAAAACGTCCACTTCCGCCACACGGCGCGGCTGATCACGGCGCTGAACGACGCGGACAAGCCCTACGAGCTGGCCGTCTATCCCAACGAGCGCCACGGTCCGCGCAGCCCCGCGCAGCGCGCCGCGCTCGAACGGCGGCTGGCCGAGTTCTTCCAGGCGCACCTGTGA
- a CDS encoding phosphotransferase — MSDAGTAAIAAKLRRVLGVAAVRWESLAHRGYTNNGRWLVALADGRTVFVKAAVDGQTAGWLRAEQRIYAALREPFLPRMLGWDDDGALPVLVLEDLSSAAWPPPWTPAAIGAVRELLRTVAGTRPPPGIRQLADQREALAGWGLVERDPEPLLRLGLCSPAWLDRCLPSLRTAADAAPLAGEALVHGDVRSDNLCLRDGRALLVDWNQAVAGNALFDKISWLPSLHAEGGPLPEELGLQQAPGAPELIALIAGYFAARAGLPPIPHAPRVRDVQREQLKVALPWAARTLGLPPPTT; from the coding sequence GTGAGCGATGCGGGCACGGCCGCCATCGCCGCGAAGCTGCGGCGTGTGCTGGGCGTCGCCGCGGTGCGCTGGGAGTCGCTGGCGCATCGCGGCTACACGAACAACGGCCGCTGGCTCGTCGCCCTGGCCGACGGCCGCACGGTGTTTGTGAAGGCGGCCGTAGACGGGCAGACGGCCGGCTGGCTGCGTGCCGAGCAGCGGATCTACGCGGCGCTGCGGGAGCCGTTTCTGCCGCGGATGTTGGGCTGGGACGATGACGGCGCCCTGCCCGTGCTCGTGCTGGAGGATCTCTCGTCCGCCGCCTGGCCGCCGCCCTGGACGCCGGCGGCGATCGGCGCCGTGCGAGAGTTGCTGCGTACCGTGGCCGGCACGCGGCCGCCGCCGGGTATTCGGCAACTCGCGGACCAGCGGGAAGCGCTCGCGGGCTGGGGACTTGTCGAGCGCGACCCTGAGCCGCTGCTGCGCCTCGGTCTCTGCTCGCCGGCCTGGCTGGACCGCTGCCTGCCCAGCCTGCGGACCGCGGCCGACGCCGCGCCTCTGGCCGGCGAGGCGCTGGTGCACGGCGATGTGCGCAGCGACAACCTCTGCCTCCGCGACGGCCGGGCGTTGCTGGTCGACTGGAACCAGGCCGTCGCCGGCAATGCGCTCTTCGACAAGATCAGCTGGCTGCCGAGCCTGCACGCCGAAGGCGGCCCGCTGCCAGAAGAGCTCGGTCTGCAGCAGGCGCCGGGCGCGCCCGAGCTGATCGCCCTGATCGCCGGCTACTTCGCCGCGCGCGCCGGGCTGCCGCCCATTCCGCACGCGCCGCGGGTGCGCGACGTGCAGCGAGAACAGCTCAAGGTGGCGCTGCCGTGGGCGGCGCGCACGCTCGGGCTGCCTCCGCCCACGACTTGA
- a CDS encoding flavoprotein, protein MHERIYLIVTGAGTARRAPEIAVARAALGPRLLVVPTPNAAAVLSLHELHQALAPLPGGHGVVESYFDEKLGMPAAPGLVIVAPCGFNSLNKLAAGIADNLALSIAADAIGAGWGVLVAPAMNAGLWAHPRTRLSLELLRAWGATIVDGEIAAGSPRLASTERIVAAVRAALAG, encoded by the coding sequence ATGCACGAGCGGATCTATCTGATCGTGACGGGCGCGGGCACGGCGCGGCGGGCGCCGGAGATCGCGGTTGCGCGGGCCGCTCTGGGGCCGCGGCTGCTCGTCGTGCCCACGCCGAACGCCGCGGCGGTGCTCTCGCTGCACGAGCTGCACCAGGCGCTGGCGCCGCTGCCCGGCGGCCATGGCGTGGTTGAGAGTTACTTTGATGAGAAGCTGGGCATGCCCGCGGCGCCGGGGCTGGTGATCGTGGCGCCCTGCGGCTTCAACTCGCTGAACAAGCTCGCCGCGGGCATCGCCGACAACCTCGCGCTCTCGATCGCGGCCGATGCGATCGGCGCCGGCTGGGGTGTGCTGGTCGCGCCTGCGATGAATGCCGGTCTCTGGGCGCACCCGCGCACGCGGCTTTCGCTCGAACTGCTGCGCGCGTGGGGCGCCACGATCGTCGATGGCGAGATCGCCGCCGGCAGCCCGCGGCTCGCGTCCACGGAGAGGATCGTTGCCGCGGTGCGCGCGGCGCTGGCGGGTTGA
- a CDS encoding alpha/beta fold hydrolase, translating into MIWTAAARPGAFPGAPGAYPAGPLQPALELAQLLRAPVFWGWGVPRGDGHTVLVLPGLGAGDAYLRPLRGWLRRLGYSTLRSGIARNPGLSERLIADLGEKVEAEYRRTGRRVSIVGHSIGGAQARAIARRHPEAVRQVITLGAPIAGSHPLPETIRIAAIASADDRIVRAPAAVARDPHAENLTVRGSHSGLAVNASVYRRLARLLTAAENARGGEAAPAYL; encoded by the coding sequence ATGATCTGGACGGCGGCGGCTCGACCTGGAGCGTTCCCCGGCGCCCCTGGCGCCTATCCGGCCGGCCCGCTGCAGCCGGCCCTCGAGCTCGCGCAGTTGTTGCGCGCCCCGGTCTTCTGGGGCTGGGGCGTGCCGCGGGGCGACGGCCATACCGTGCTGGTGCTGCCCGGCCTCGGCGCCGGCGACGCCTACCTGCGGCCGTTGCGCGGCTGGCTGCGGCGGCTGGGCTACAGCACGCTGCGCTCCGGCATCGCGCGCAACCCCGGCCTCTCCGAGCGGTTGATCGCCGATCTGGGCGAGAAGGTCGAGGCCGAATACCGCCGCACGGGCCGGCGCGTCAGCATCGTCGGCCACAGCATCGGCGGCGCCCAGGCCCGCGCCATCGCCCGCCGCCATCCCGAGGCCGTACGCCAGGTGATCACGCTCGGCGCACCGATCGCCGGCAGCCACCCATTGCCAGAGACGATCCGCATCGCCGCCATCGCCAGCGCCGACGACCGCATTGTGCGCGCCCCGGCCGCCGTGGCTCGCGACCCGCACGCCGAAAACCTCACGGTGCGCGGCAGCCACAGCGGCCTCGCCGTCAACGCCTCCGTCTACCGCCGCCTCGCCCGCCTGCTGACCGCCGCGGAAAACGCGCGCGGCGGCGAAGCGGCGCCGGCATATCTGTAG
- a CDS encoding DUF5655 domain-containing protein produces MNGTRWICPRCGRSFGRANRPHTCAPALSLDAYFAGRPPAQRRVFDAVAAHVRELDGVEIEAVSVGILIKASRTFAELRPRRDRLALSLLLGRMLDHPRVRRHVRAGARGVAHFIDLHDTEDVDDEVRGWLTEAYLGASR; encoded by the coding sequence ATGAACGGCACGCGCTGGATCTGTCCGCGCTGCGGGCGCTCGTTCGGGCGGGCGAACCGGCCCCACACCTGTGCGCCGGCGCTCTCGCTGGATGCCTACTTCGCCGGGCGGCCGCCGGCGCAGCGCCGGGTATTCGATGCGGTCGCGGCACACGTACGCGAGCTGGACGGTGTGGAGATCGAGGCCGTCTCGGTCGGCATCCTGATCAAGGCCTCGCGCACCTTCGCCGAGCTGCGGCCGCGGCGCGACCGGCTGGCGCTGTCGCTGCTGCTCGGCCGCATGCTGGACCATCCGCGGGTGCGACGGCACGTGCGGGCAGGAGCGCGGGGCGTGGCGCACTTCATCGACTTGCACGATACGGAGGATGTGGACGACGAGGTGCGTGGCTGGCTGACCGAGGCGTACCTGGGCGCGTCCAGATAG
- a CDS encoding zeta toxin family protein, producing the protein MGEAAEVPIVVVLAGPNGAGKTTTSRSVLQGALGVQEFVNADTIAVGLSAFNPEQAAMAAGRIMLARLQALAEQRASFAFETTLASRSFAPWLRQRRAEGYRFHLIFLSLPSAELAIARVQERVRRGGHHVPEEVVRRRYAGGLRNFFTLYLPIADGWRLYDNTDRQRRRLIARRRVGETSEAILDPASWNRLREQSR; encoded by the coding sequence ATGGGCGAAGCGGCGGAGGTCCCGATCGTCGTCGTGCTTGCCGGCCCGAACGGTGCGGGCAAGACCACGACCTCGCGCAGCGTGCTGCAAGGGGCGCTGGGAGTGCAGGAGTTCGTCAACGCGGACACGATCGCCGTGGGCCTCTCCGCCTTCAATCCGGAGCAGGCGGCGATGGCGGCGGGCCGCATCATGCTGGCGCGGCTGCAAGCGCTCGCCGAACAGCGGGCGAGCTTCGCCTTCGAAACCACGCTCGCCAGCCGCAGCTTCGCCCCGTGGCTGCGGCAGCGACGCGCCGAGGGCTACCGCTTTCACCTGATCTTCTTGTCGCTGCCCAGCGCGGAGCTGGCGATCGCCCGCGTGCAGGAGCGGGTGCGGCGCGGCGGTCACCACGTGCCCGAGGAGGTAGTGCGCCGCCGCTACGCCGGCGGCCTGCGCAACTTCTTTACGCTCTACCTGCCGATCGCCGACGGCTGGCGGTTGTACGATAATACGGACAGGCAACGGCGCCGGCTGATTGCCCGGCGCAGAGTGGGCGAAACCAGCGAGGCGATCCTCGATCCGGCGAGCTGGAACCGCTTACGGGAGCAGAGTCGATGA
- the obgE gene encoding GTPase ObgE, whose amino-acid sequence MIDRAEFTAQAGDGGAGAVSFRREKFAPQGGPDGGDGGQGGSVHIVAVENLSTLQHIRFRRVYRAEDGGRGGGKAMHGKSGSDELLRVPPGTIVQRRLPDGLLETIADLDHAGARCVAAYGGLGGKGNARFASSTNQAPRIAERGQRGQRAEIVLELKLLADVGIVGVPSVGKSSLIAAVSAARPKVAEYPFTTLEPVLGVVDLGYTSFVMVDLPGLIEGAHAGAGLGHEFLRHVERTRLLVHLLDASHEDALREFAMISEELALYDPALAERPQIVALNKIDLAAAREHLPALEAALQARGIEPIAISVATREHLPELLRRVAERLEQVRGRRDESGWAEGGVVAPANPDDEDDVVRPASAALPFAHAAGRDGGELEGGEDEEALPVLRPRPERRYTVQRLQPGRYSVEGRRLAAMAEMLNLSEDEARAEFFRRLTRFGVAAALRRAGVRNGDRVRFGETEITWDFD is encoded by the coding sequence GTGATCGACCGGGCGGAGTTCACCGCGCAGGCCGGCGATGGCGGCGCCGGCGCCGTCTCGTTTCGGCGGGAGAAGTTCGCGCCGCAGGGCGGGCCGGACGGCGGTGACGGCGGTCAGGGCGGCAGCGTGCACATCGTGGCCGTCGAAAACCTCAGTACCCTGCAGCACATCCGCTTCCGCCGTGTCTACCGCGCCGAGGACGGCGGCCGCGGCGGCGGCAAGGCGATGCACGGCAAGAGCGGCAGCGACGAGTTGCTGCGCGTGCCGCCCGGCACGATCGTGCAGCGCCGCCTGCCCGACGGCTTGCTGGAGACGATCGCCGACCTGGACCACGCCGGCGCCCGCTGTGTGGCGGCCTACGGCGGGCTGGGCGGCAAGGGCAACGCGCGCTTCGCCAGTTCCACCAATCAAGCGCCGCGTATCGCCGAGCGCGGGCAGCGCGGCCAGCGCGCCGAGATCGTGCTCGAGCTGAAGCTTTTGGCCGACGTGGGCATCGTCGGCGTGCCCAGCGTGGGCAAGTCCTCGCTGATCGCCGCCGTCTCCGCCGCACGGCCGAAAGTCGCGGAGTATCCCTTCACCACGCTGGAGCCCGTGCTGGGCGTGGTGGACCTGGGCTACACCTCGTTCGTGATGGTGGACTTGCCCGGCTTGATCGAGGGCGCGCACGCCGGCGCCGGCCTCGGCCACGAGTTCCTGCGCCACGTGGAGCGCACGCGCCTGCTCGTGCATCTGCTCGACGCCTCGCACGAGGACGCGCTGCGCGAGTTCGCCATGATTAGTGAGGAGCTGGCGCTGTACGACCCGGCGCTGGCCGAGCGGCCGCAGATCGTGGCGCTCAACAAGATCGACCTGGCAGCGGCGCGGGAGCACCTGCCCGCGCTTGAGGCGGCGCTGCAGGCGCGGGGCATCGAGCCGATCGCGATCTCCGTCGCCACGCGGGAGCACCTGCCGGAGCTGCTGCGGCGGGTGGCCGAGCGGCTGGAGCAGGTGCGCGGACGGCGCGACGAGAGCGGCTGGGCCGAGGGCGGCGTGGTCGCGCCCGCCAACCCGGACGACGAGGACGACGTGGTGCGGCCCGCGTCCGCGGCGTTGCCTTTCGCCCATGCGGCCGGCCGCGATGGCGGAGAACTGGAGGGCGGAGAGGACGAGGAGGCGCTGCCGGTGCTGCGGCCGCGGCCGGAACGGCGCTACACGGTGCAGCGGCTGCAGCCGGGGCGCTACTCGGTAGAGGGCCGGCGGCTGGCGGCGATGGCGGAGATGCTGAACCTTTCCGAGGACGAGGCGCGCGCCGAGTTCTTCCGCCGGCTGACGCGCTTCGGTGTGGCCGCGGCGCTGCGTCGCGCCGGCGTCAGGAACGGCGACCGTGTGCGCTTCGGCGAAACCGAAATCACCTGGGACTTCGACTGA